A portion of the Calothrix sp. 336/3 genome contains these proteins:
- a CDS encoding sensor histidine kinase yields the protein MASTEEEIKLKELEKQVRVLKKKLESSERDRRQLEDASEEREIILKNVIKELSESQSDLEKRGEELETALKNLQSLQLKLVESEKMSALGVMVAGIAHEINNPVNFIYGNLSHAQAYLEDLLELVSLYQEHFSPLPVEIQQFIHKIDLDFIAEDAQELFSSMNTGAERIQKIVISLRNFSRLDEAEFKTANIHEGLDNTLVILNHRLKSISSDEVEIKVVRDYGKLPLIQCYPGQLNQVFMNVLVNAIDALEEIIIQNNKSQINSDYLCLNSQYIPQIHIRTEAINDWALISIADNGKGMSEDIRLKIFDPFFTTKEVGKGTGLGLSSSYQIIVKQHGGKIDCKSNLGRGTEFMIQIPIPHIR from the coding sequence ATGGCATCTACAGAAGAGGAAATCAAACTCAAAGAATTAGAAAAACAGGTGCGAGTACTGAAAAAAAAGTTAGAAAGCTCAGAGCGCGATCGCCGACAATTGGAGGATGCTAGTGAGGAAAGAGAAATTATTCTCAAAAATGTCATTAAAGAATTATCTGAATCCCAATCTGATCTAGAAAAAAGAGGAGAGGAACTAGAAACAGCTCTCAAAAATCTGCAATCACTACAATTAAAACTTGTAGAATCTGAGAAAATGTCAGCATTGGGGGTGATGGTTGCTGGGATTGCCCATGAAATTAACAACCCCGTAAATTTCATTTATGGTAATCTCAGCCACGCACAAGCATATTTGGAAGATTTACTAGAATTGGTATCTCTTTATCAAGAACATTTTTCTCCCCTACCCGTAGAAATTCAACAATTTATTCATAAAATTGATTTAGATTTTATTGCCGAAGATGCTCAGGAATTATTCTCTTCCATGAATACGGGGGCAGAGCGTATCCAAAAAATAGTCATTTCTCTGCGAAACTTCTCCCGATTAGATGAGGCTGAGTTTAAAACTGCGAATATTCATGAAGGTCTTGATAATACTCTTGTCATCTTAAATCATCGCTTAAAATCGATATCTAGTGACGAAGTGGAAATTAAAGTGGTACGAGATTATGGTAAATTGCCACTGATACAATGCTATCCTGGTCAGTTAAATCAAGTCTTTATGAATGTTTTAGTCAATGCTATCGATGCTTTAGAAGAGATAATTATTCAAAACAATAAAAGTCAGATAAATTCGGATTATCTGTGTCTTAATTCTCAATATATTCCTCAAATTCATATTCGTACTGAAGCAATTAATGATTGGGCATTAATTAGTATTGCCGATAATGGGAAAGGAATGAGCGAAGATATCAGATTAAAAATTTTTGACCCTTTTTTCACAACTAAAGAAGTAGGAAAAGGAACGGGTTTAGGGTTGTCAAGTAGTTATCAAATTATTGTCAAACAGCATGGAGGGAAAATAGATTGCAAATCTAACTTGGGAAGAGGAACAGAATTTATGATTCAGATACCAATTCCGCATATTCGATAA
- a CDS encoding FIST signal transduction protein, producing the protein MFKTVVGHSDDPDSLGAAEEVVSQCLTELGDITPQAGILFAAIDFEHSLILEYINRVFPGIDLIGCTTDGEISSNLGFQQDSLTLMLFASDTVKIAAGVGYGVQKNPVEAAQQAVKQAKEKTGTEAKLCIPLPASYIEDGSTTSGEAILRGLKIALGEEFPIVGGTAGDQFHFQKTYQFFQSEVLTDALPILIFSGDIHFSYGTGCGWQPIGRRSIVTKAVGTVLYEVDGEPALKFYQHYLGDRPPNAEHPLAVYQGDSDRYYMRVPNTYDAELGSINFLGDIPEQAIVQVTNISRDEVVAAAETSLKAALASYTGTQPEAVLLFSCCCRRWLLGTKAKEEYQLVKGALPENIPICGFYTYGEFAPLEPNSSTYFHQETFITLLLGTK; encoded by the coding sequence ATGTTTAAGACTGTTGTCGGTCATAGCGATGATCCAGATTCTTTAGGAGCAGCAGAGGAAGTTGTCAGCCAGTGTCTCACAGAACTAGGAGATATAACTCCCCAGGCTGGTATTTTATTTGCCGCGATTGATTTTGAACATAGTCTGATTCTTGAATATATCAATCGAGTTTTTCCGGGGATCGATTTGATTGGTTGTACTACAGATGGAGAAATTTCTTCTAATTTAGGCTTTCAGCAAGATTCCTTAACATTGATGTTATTTGCCTCCGACACTGTAAAAATTGCTGCTGGGGTAGGTTATGGAGTCCAGAAAAATCCTGTAGAGGCAGCACAGCAAGCAGTAAAACAGGCAAAGGAAAAAACTGGTACGGAGGCAAAATTGTGTATTCCCTTGCCTGCGAGTTACATAGAAGATGGTTCCACAACTAGTGGTGAAGCCATTCTCAGAGGATTAAAGATAGCTTTAGGGGAAGAATTTCCCATTGTTGGGGGTACTGCTGGAGATCAGTTCCATTTTCAAAAAACCTATCAATTTTTCCAGTCTGAAGTTTTAACAGATGCTTTACCTATTTTAATTTTTTCTGGAGATATCCATTTTTCCTATGGTACTGGTTGTGGTTGGCAACCTATCGGTCGTAGAAGTATCGTGACTAAGGCAGTAGGAACTGTACTGTATGAAGTTGATGGGGAACCAGCCCTAAAATTTTACCAACATTACCTCGGCGATCGCCCACCAAATGCGGAACATCCCCTTGCTGTTTATCAAGGAGATAGCGATCGCTATTATATGCGTGTTCCCAATACCTATGATGCAGAATTAGGAAGTATTAATTTTCTGGGAGATATTCCCGAACAGGCGATCGTCCAAGTTACAAATATTAGCAGAGATGAAGTGGTCGCGGCTGCGGAAACTTCCTTAAAAGCTGCTTTGGCAAGCTATACAGGTACACAACCAGAAGCAGTTTTACTGTTTTCCTGCTGCTGTCGTCGCTGGTTATTAGGTACAAAAGCCAAAGAAGAATATCAACTTGTCAAAGGTGCTCTCCCAGAAAATATACCCATCTGTGGATTTTATACCTACGGCGAATTTGCTCCCCTAGAACCAAATAGTTCTACTTACTTTCATCAGGAAACTTTTATTACACTACTATTGGGTACTAAGTAG